A region of Myxococcus stipitatus DSM 14675 DNA encodes the following proteins:
- a CDS encoding response regulator, translating to MSQNLLIVDDESALCWVLGQFFSGAGYRVDSAQALDEALGLMTTGRYDLVISDLRLSGTQSEEGLVLADFVRRYAPETRVLLLTAFASPELSERAKGLGVDLVLPKPQPLPSLAQHVSQLLAAR from the coding sequence GTGTCACAGAACCTCCTCATCGTCGACGACGAATCCGCGCTGTGCTGGGTGTTGGGTCAGTTCTTCTCGGGCGCGGGGTATCGGGTCGACTCGGCCCAGGCGCTGGACGAAGCGCTGGGGTTGATGACGACGGGGCGCTACGACCTGGTCATCAGCGACCTACGGTTGAGTGGCACACAGTCCGAGGAGGGGCTCGTCCTGGCGGACTTCGTGAGGCGTTACGCCCCCGAGACACGCGTGCTCCTGCTGACGGCGTTCGCGTCGCCGGAGCTGTCCGAACGGGCCAAGGGTCTGGGCGTGGACCTTGTGTTGCCCAAGCCGCAACCGCTGCCCTCCCTGGCCCAGCACGTCTCCCAATTGTTGGCGGCACGTTGA
- a CDS encoding SRPBCC family protein: MKAALWGLGGLGLGVGMMYWSDPRSGRWRRSHLQGKAVHAAHEAGCAAGVLRRDLAQRSRGVFLESLHRFRSEPVDDVTLGERVRAALGRVCSHPGAVRVSVRDGKVMLEGTILVDELKRVVPAVGRVRGVRAVESRLGPFAQAGRQAEPRGGALRRGPPRTFGSSHWSPSARFFGVMGGLSLASWAFRQRGALGLLLGVGGAVLGVRALSNLELRRLTGIGVGPRAITLHKDITVNAPVEEVFAFWDAMQNFPRFMTHVDEIRVDSSGRSYWKVKGPAGLHFEWEAEVTQRVPNKLLAWRSVKGTSVENAGVIHFERTPKGGTRLDIRLAYNPPAGAIGHAFARLLGVDPKRQMDDDLLRLKSLLERGKATGRETVTRESLSVGRGGRQTLMH, from the coding sequence ATGAAGGCAGCCTTGTGGGGCCTGGGTGGATTGGGGCTTGGCGTGGGGATGATGTACTGGTCGGACCCTCGAAGTGGCCGCTGGCGCAGGTCTCACCTGCAGGGCAAGGCGGTGCACGCGGCCCATGAAGCGGGCTGCGCGGCGGGGGTCCTCCGGCGAGACCTGGCGCAGCGCTCGCGGGGGGTGTTCCTCGAGTCCCTCCATCGCTTTCGTTCGGAGCCCGTGGATGACGTGACGCTCGGCGAGCGGGTGCGCGCCGCGCTGGGGCGGGTGTGTTCGCATCCAGGCGCGGTGCGCGTCTCGGTGCGGGATGGGAAGGTGATGCTCGAGGGCACCATCCTCGTGGACGAGCTCAAGCGCGTGGTCCCCGCCGTGGGCCGTGTGCGAGGCGTGCGCGCCGTGGAGAGTCGGCTGGGTCCCTTCGCGCAAGCGGGGCGTCAAGCCGAGCCGCGAGGAGGAGCGCTTCGCCGCGGGCCTCCGAGGACGTTCGGCTCCTCGCACTGGTCACCTTCCGCGCGATTCTTCGGGGTGATGGGGGGCCTGTCCCTGGCCTCGTGGGCCTTCCGACAGCGCGGGGCGCTGGGGCTGCTCCTCGGCGTGGGCGGCGCGGTGCTCGGGGTCCGCGCGCTCAGCAACCTGGAGCTTCGCAGGCTCACGGGCATCGGCGTGGGGCCTCGCGCCATCACGTTGCACAAGGACATCACCGTCAACGCGCCGGTGGAGGAGGTCTTCGCCTTCTGGGATGCGATGCAGAACTTCCCGCGCTTCATGACCCACGTGGATGAGATTCGCGTGGACTCCTCGGGCCGCTCGTACTGGAAGGTGAAGGGCCCCGCGGGGCTGCACTTCGAATGGGAGGCGGAGGTCACCCAGCGCGTGCCGAACAAGCTGCTCGCGTGGCGCAGCGTGAAGGGCACCTCGGTGGAGAACGCGGGGGTCATCCACTTCGAGCGCACGCCCAAGGGCGGCACGCGACTGGACATCCGCCTCGCCTACAACCCACCGGCGGGTGCCATCGGGCACGCCTTCGCGCGGCTGCTGGGCGTGGACCCCAAGCGCCAGATGGATGACGACCTGCTGCGCCTGAAGTCCCTGCTCGAGCGAGGCAAGGCCACCGGCCGCGAGACGGTGACGCGAGAGTCCCTGTCGGTCGGGCGAGGAGGGCGCCAGACGCTGATGCACTGA
- a CDS encoding OmpA family protein, producing the protein MWPVPFWQRQDMRVRAHPPRPLALLALLLLTTSVARAQAQTSQAIDVQQYKPGPGAYDVLGVHGARVGKHLDWNIGLSVNYGEDPLNLLDPRRDAFVYRIVDSQLSLDLMGAVALFERLEIGVSLPVSTTSSQPAGAVAPSLVDGAASTGVGDLRLVPKVLLLSTEDGVHLAFVAPVTLPTAGASGFLGTKGPTFQPRLVAEWAGPSLRLLANVGVNLRGEQQLRNLRVGNEFSYAAGAEVPLTPALTVAATVSGALGLKEANSEERPLEALGAVKYRFTEELSAHLGAGPGLTRGYGTPGFRLLGGLAWTGSAPSSAPARKCDLGPEDFDGFQDDDHCLDPDDDVDGILDGPDVCPGEPETFNQYQDEDGCPDEVPAAQGTSTESTPEEPLKLVPAAVDSDGDGLIDTEDRCPAEAEDADGFEDADGCPDPDNDRDGVPDAVDACPLEAESINGVKDEDGCPDKGKSSVRLEGSRIVILDKVYFATGKDIILPKSYGLLAQVSSILKANPQMERVRVEGHTDDKGSDTSNLDLSQRRANNVREFLVKSGIAPERLEAKGYGETQPVDTNKTAQGRENNRRVEFNVVKSADESSAKETTP; encoded by the coding sequence ATGTGGCCCGTGCCCTTCTGGCAGCGTCAAGACATGCGAGTGCGTGCCCACCCACCCCGCCCCTTGGCGCTGCTGGCCCTGCTGCTGCTGACAACAAGCGTCGCGAGGGCGCAAGCGCAGACGTCGCAAGCCATCGATGTCCAACAATACAAGCCCGGACCCGGGGCCTACGACGTGCTGGGAGTGCACGGCGCGCGCGTGGGCAAGCACCTGGATTGGAACATCGGGCTGTCGGTCAACTACGGCGAGGACCCGCTCAACCTGCTGGACCCGCGCAGGGACGCGTTCGTCTACCGCATCGTCGACAGCCAGCTCTCGCTCGACTTGATGGGCGCGGTGGCGCTGTTCGAGCGGCTGGAGATAGGTGTGTCGCTCCCCGTCTCCACCACGTCCTCGCAGCCCGCGGGTGCGGTCGCGCCGTCGCTCGTGGACGGCGCCGCCAGCACGGGCGTCGGCGACCTGCGGCTGGTGCCCAAGGTGTTGCTGCTGTCGACCGAAGACGGTGTGCACCTGGCGTTCGTCGCGCCCGTGACGTTGCCCACCGCGGGAGCCTCCGGCTTCCTGGGCACGAAGGGGCCCACGTTCCAGCCCCGGCTCGTGGCCGAGTGGGCGGGCCCGTCGCTGCGGCTGCTCGCCAACGTGGGCGTCAACCTCCGCGGGGAGCAGCAGCTTCGCAACCTGCGCGTGGGGAACGAGTTCTCCTACGCGGCGGGCGCGGAGGTGCCCCTCACGCCAGCGCTGACGGTGGCGGCGACGGTGTCGGGGGCGCTTGGGCTGAAGGAGGCCAACTCGGAGGAGCGCCCGCTGGAGGCGCTGGGCGCGGTGAAGTACCGCTTCACGGAAGAATTGTCGGCGCACCTGGGCGCGGGGCCGGGACTGACACGCGGCTATGGCACCCCGGGGTTCCGCTTGCTGGGAGGACTGGCCTGGACGGGCTCGGCGCCCTCCTCCGCGCCCGCGCGCAAGTGCGACCTCGGGCCCGAGGACTTCGACGGCTTCCAGGACGACGACCACTGCCTGGACCCGGACGACGACGTGGATGGAATCCTCGACGGCCCCGACGTGTGCCCCGGCGAGCCGGAGACCTTCAATCAGTACCAGGACGAGGACGGCTGCCCGGATGAGGTCCCGGCGGCGCAGGGCACGTCGACGGAGTCGACTCCCGAGGAGCCGCTGAAGCTGGTGCCCGCGGCGGTGGACTCGGATGGCGACGGGCTCATCGACACCGAGGACCGCTGCCCCGCCGAGGCCGAGGACGCGGACGGCTTCGAGGACGCGGACGGCTGCCCCGACCCGGACAATGACCGCGACGGCGTGCCGGACGCGGTGGACGCGTGCCCGCTCGAGGCCGAGAGCATCAACGGCGTGAAGGACGAAGACGGCTGCCCGGACAAGGGCAAGTCGAGCGTGCGCCTGGAGGGCTCGCGCATCGTCATCCTGGACAAGGTCTACTTCGCCACGGGCAAGGACATCATCCTGCCCAAGTCCTACGGCCTGCTGGCCCAGGTCTCTTCCATCCTCAAGGCCAACCCGCAGATGGAGCGCGTGCGAGTGGAGGGACACACGGACGACAAGGGCTCGGACACGAGCAACCTGGACCTGTCTCAGCGGCGCGCGAACAACGTCCGCGAGTTCCTGGTGAAGTCGGGCATCGCGCCGGAGCGCCTGGAGGCGAAGGGCTACGGTGAGACGCAGCCCGTCGACACCAACAAGACAGCGCAGGGACGCGAGAACAACCGCCGCGTCGAGTTCAACGTCGTGAAGAGCGCCGACGAGTCCTCGGCGAAGGAGACCACGCCATGA
- a CDS encoding phosphoribosyltransferase produces MPTQQPPIPGLPSPPPPGPKPSPNVPVQEPDPRQPLQEPPNPVTPSERPHRRPPPLVEPPPPVGRATTEARSSSPGMRARPHPASATASMSTFEQEEVAPRAHGQEAPMQGPEFQDRFMAGRVLARQLAHHAHQPETRVLALPRGGVPVGYEVARALDAPLDVFIVRKLGAPGHEELAMGAIATGGIQVLNPEVLRELDISREQVDAVARREALELMRRESSYRSGRPPLDVQGREVILVDDGLATGSTMRAAVAALREQQPAHIIVAVPVAPAETCEEVEALADEVVCARTPEPFYAVGLWYRNFEQTSDTEVRELLERRAREQASVHVA; encoded by the coding sequence ATGCCTACTCAGCAGCCGCCGATTCCCGGTCTCCCCTCGCCCCCACCGCCGGGTCCCAAGCCTTCGCCCAACGTGCCGGTGCAGGAGCCCGACCCGCGCCAGCCCCTGCAGGAGCCGCCCAATCCCGTGACGCCGTCCGAGCGTCCGCACCGGCGACCGCCGCCCCTCGTCGAGCCACCGCCGCCTGTCGGCCGCGCCACGACCGAGGCCCGCTCCTCCTCGCCAGGCATGCGAGCCCGGCCACATCCCGCCTCCGCCACCGCGAGCATGTCCACCTTCGAACAAGAGGAGGTCGCGCCACGCGCGCACGGCCAGGAGGCCCCCATGCAAGGACCCGAGTTCCAGGACCGCTTCATGGCCGGCCGTGTCCTCGCGAGACAGCTCGCGCACCATGCGCACCAGCCCGAGACCCGGGTGCTGGCCCTGCCGCGCGGCGGAGTCCCGGTCGGCTATGAAGTCGCCCGTGCCTTGGACGCGCCCCTCGACGTGTTCATCGTGCGCAAGCTCGGAGCCCCCGGGCACGAGGAGCTCGCGATGGGGGCCATCGCCACCGGCGGCATCCAGGTCCTCAACCCCGAGGTGCTGCGGGAGCTGGACATCTCGCGCGAACAGGTCGACGCCGTCGCCCGACGCGAAGCCCTGGAGCTGATGCGCCGCGAGTCGAGCTATCGCTCCGGGCGCCCACCGCTGGATGTCCAGGGGCGCGAGGTCATCCTCGTGGATGACGGGCTCGCCACGGGCTCCACCATGCGCGCCGCCGTGGCCGCGCTCCGCGAACAACAGCCCGCGCACATCATCGTCGCCGTCCCTGTCGCCCCAGCGGAAACATGTGAAGAGGTCGAAGCGCTCGCGGACGAAGTGGTGTGTGCGCGAACCCCGGAGCCCTTCTATGCCGTGGGCCTCTGGTATCGAAACTTCGAACAAACCTCGGACACCGAGGTGCGAGAACTCCTGGAGCGCCGCGCCCGGGAGCAGGCCAGCGTGCACGTCGCCTGA
- a CDS encoding FecR family protein produces the protein MTRTLPWMWALALVTLSARAEQTADPCGGLQFVNGRVELGRPLAPKGPETEACLKHVAQALVSRPAIRSVTLAARLPDAERLDGQGLAVAKAAAEVLVSAGVPRTRVSVVAPPAVPGEPGRLQLAYVERPAQPRVAQVRASSGLVSAGPSPAELRPRGTGDSLYTQELFHTAPDASAELELADASRVRVTPNSLVRLGAIELGANGKRVVRLELMRGSVETVAAPGGDGSVFEVRTRGAVAGVRGTQFRVSAQEDGTSRLETLEGKVALGSDKAEVEVVHGQGSRVLPGAAPEPPRPLLAAPLLNGPRGGSFTAAPTLEWFSVPGAKTYRVEMARTADFAAGVRTLEAPDVKLAVPAETAGKWFWRVLAVDADGFIGFPSKIYAFDLRP, from the coding sequence ATGACCCGGACCCTGCCTTGGATGTGGGCGTTGGCGCTGGTGACGTTGTCGGCGCGCGCCGAGCAGACCGCGGACCCGTGTGGGGGGCTGCAATTCGTCAACGGGCGCGTGGAGCTGGGACGTCCGCTCGCGCCCAAGGGGCCCGAGACGGAGGCGTGCCTCAAGCACGTGGCGCAGGCGCTGGTGTCCAGGCCCGCCATCCGCTCGGTGACGTTGGCGGCGCGGCTGCCGGACGCGGAGCGGCTGGATGGACAGGGCCTCGCCGTGGCGAAGGCGGCGGCGGAGGTGTTGGTGTCGGCGGGGGTGCCGCGCACGCGCGTGTCCGTGGTGGCGCCGCCCGCGGTGCCGGGTGAGCCGGGCCGGCTCCAGCTCGCGTATGTCGAGCGCCCCGCACAGCCTCGCGTGGCCCAGGTGCGCGCCTCCAGTGGGCTGGTCTCCGCGGGGCCCTCCCCCGCCGAGCTTCGCCCGCGCGGCACGGGGGACTCGCTCTACACGCAGGAGCTGTTCCACACCGCGCCGGACGCGAGCGCGGAGCTGGAGCTGGCGGACGCGAGCCGCGTGCGGGTGACGCCGAACAGCCTCGTGCGCCTGGGCGCCATCGAGCTGGGGGCCAACGGCAAGCGCGTGGTCCGGCTGGAGCTGATGCGAGGCTCCGTGGAGACGGTGGCGGCGCCGGGTGGAGACGGCTCCGTGTTCGAGGTGCGCACGCGTGGCGCGGTGGCCGGCGTGCGGGGAACCCAGTTCCGGGTCTCCGCCCAGGAGGACGGCACCAGCCGACTGGAAACGCTGGAGGGCAAGGTGGCGCTGGGCTCGGACAAGGCCGAGGTCGAGGTCGTCCACGGCCAGGGCTCGCGCGTGCTGCCGGGCGCCGCGCCGGAGCCCCCGCGTCCGCTGCTGGCCGCGCCCCTGCTGAACGGGCCTCGCGGAGGGAGCTTCACCGCCGCGCCGACGCTCGAGTGGTTCTCCGTGCCGGGGGCGAAGACGTACCGCGTGGAGATGGCGCGGACCGCGGACTTCGCAGCGGGCGTGCGGACCCTCGAGGCCCCGGACGTGAAGCTGGCGGTGCCCGCGGAGACCGCGGGCAAATGGTTCTGGCGTGTCTTGGCAGTGGACGCGGACGGCTTCATCGGCTTCCCTTCCAAGATCTACGCCTTCGACCTGCGGCCCTGA
- a CDS encoding CHASE2 domain-containing protein: protein MNPSPKPPSRIPRPSPGQLRIAAALVGVALAGITAVTGGAPGHLERLLYDQAVSRLLPGVPRSADLVLVEVDDRALAALGERWPLSRATWARVFQALAAQRPAAVAVDVVFDQPGPREALELGEDVLTSLRESGLAEQPAGAALVAELEARLRTQDGDARLAEALAENGSVILGAAALTEDVSLMPPLEDGALETPLPLPVETLRLQSREIAGSIAPLRLAAHGSGTLNMLVEADGVIRRYPYAVGVGGQAWPSLALATALRLMPEQAETLMRRAALDHGAPLMRLPAPDWLPRVSLADVLQVDPRSVGLDLALRGKTLFVGVTATGLHGQSTLPGQVAVPGVEIHAFALDNLRADRLMRSSGVVAVTGVLETLVLLMFFGWRCRRARTLGAVIRTAIALMAVHVALVGWLAADLGWVVPLVPGALGLGLMLLVDSAARAEELGRQRGALRRLFVRYPQASPSTAVPPGGDTR from the coding sequence ATGAATCCGAGTCCCAAGCCCCCCTCCCGCATTCCCCGGCCGTCCCCCGGCCAGCTCCGCATCGCCGCTGCACTGGTGGGGGTGGCCCTGGCCGGAATCACGGCCGTGACGGGAGGGGCGCCAGGACATCTCGAGCGTCTGCTGTACGACCAGGCCGTGAGTCGACTCCTCCCGGGGGTGCCTCGAAGCGCGGACCTGGTGCTGGTGGAAGTGGATGACCGGGCCCTGGCCGCGCTGGGCGAGCGGTGGCCCCTGTCCCGCGCGACGTGGGCCCGGGTCTTCCAGGCGCTGGCGGCCCAGCGTCCCGCGGCGGTGGCGGTGGACGTGGTGTTCGACCAGCCCGGTCCTCGGGAAGCGCTCGAGCTGGGCGAGGACGTGCTGACATCGCTGCGCGAGTCGGGGCTGGCGGAACAGCCCGCGGGCGCGGCGCTGGTGGCGGAGCTGGAGGCGCGGCTGAGGACGCAGGACGGCGATGCGCGGCTCGCGGAGGCGCTCGCGGAGAACGGGAGCGTCATCCTGGGCGCCGCGGCGCTCACCGAGGATGTGTCGCTGATGCCTCCGCTCGAGGACGGGGCGCTGGAGACGCCGCTGCCATTGCCCGTGGAGACGCTGCGGCTTCAATCCCGAGAGATTGCCGGCAGCATCGCGCCGCTGCGGCTGGCGGCACATGGCAGCGGCACGCTCAACATGCTCGTGGAGGCGGACGGCGTCATCCGGCGCTATCCCTATGCCGTGGGCGTGGGGGGACAGGCGTGGCCCTCGCTCGCGCTGGCGACCGCGCTGCGGTTGATGCCGGAGCAGGCGGAGACGCTCATGCGCCGGGCGGCGTTGGACCATGGCGCGCCGCTGATGCGCCTGCCCGCGCCGGACTGGCTCCCCAGGGTGAGCCTCGCGGACGTGCTCCAGGTGGACCCGCGTTCGGTGGGGTTGGACCTGGCGCTGCGAGGCAAGACGCTCTTCGTCGGCGTCACCGCGACGGGCCTGCATGGCCAGAGCACGCTGCCGGGACAGGTGGCGGTGCCCGGGGTGGAGATCCACGCCTTCGCGTTGGACAACCTCCGCGCGGACCGGCTGATGCGCTCGTCGGGGGTGGTGGCGGTGACGGGTGTGCTGGAGACCCTGGTGCTCCTGATGTTCTTCGGCTGGCGCTGCCGCCGCGCGAGGACCTTGGGCGCGGTGATTCGCACGGCGATAGCGCTCATGGCCGTGCACGTGGCGCTGGTGGGCTGGCTCGCCGCGGACCTGGGGTGGGTGGTGCCGCTGGTGCCTGGGGCCCTGGGGCTCGGGCTGATGTTGTTGGTGGACTCGGCCGCGCGCGCGGAGGAGCTGGGCCGGCAGCGAGGCGCACTGCGCCGGCTCTTCGTGCGCTATCCGCAAGCGTCTCCGAGCACGGCGGTGCCTCCGGGTGGAGACACGCGGTAG
- a CDS encoding PAS domain-containing sensor histidine kinase encodes MHEFPSRRQMLMAVVAASMLAAFIEWTWSSGSAASALPRVLTTAALVFICAGTPALVLARARERTRRERDAALRSADDSSALRDALMDVTPVGFAFFDRNLRYIHVNPALAAMNGLPAGGHLGRHVSEVMPELGRLLAPRLKRALETDVPITDTCLEVETPAAPGEPRFWFGSYSRVSGSGGEVLGVIASLSELTERMRAEQTLQEHEGRLDVLTRSLPDYLWGGKLRDGALRDFYCTPVIERTTGYPASAFAEPGPGGGPPALWAGMIHPEDRTRYRTRMESLAPGSEVELEHRIICADGRVRWVRSRATASARDTQGELHVGCVVTDITDRYLADELRQRLHESFRRSAQEWRRTFDAVSSPLVVLGADGTVQRLNDAACILFGGLDPSGQPLSTAAFSPPWSSTPPLVDELRRTHGIITREVTDPQARRTWELSAAWVDEAGGEDSRIILVATEVTRLLELQASLRRSETMAAMGAIVAGVAHEVRNPLFSISAVVDAVEATVGQRADLAPYVDVLRGEVRRLNHLTQELFEYGRPTRGEWVEGPIRPVVEEALAACTRTGEQSRVTVTPTLAAALPCVRMDSRRLFHVFRNVVENAVQHSPVGTTVSVATSPLEEEGRAWVSCTVRDGGPGFREEDLPHVFEPFFSKRRGGTGLGLAIVQRILEEHQGRIRLRNHPEGGAEVTLLLPAVSSPTLRMSMDPLAS; translated from the coding sequence ATGCACGAGTTCCCCTCCCGCAGGCAGATGCTGATGGCCGTCGTCGCGGCCTCGATGCTCGCCGCCTTCATCGAGTGGACCTGGTCGAGCGGCAGCGCGGCCAGTGCCCTGCCGCGCGTCCTCACCACCGCGGCCCTGGTGTTCATCTGCGCCGGCACTCCCGCGCTGGTGCTCGCACGCGCGCGAGAGCGCACCCGACGCGAGCGCGACGCGGCCCTGCGCAGCGCCGACGACTCCAGCGCGCTCCGCGACGCACTCATGGATGTCACGCCCGTGGGCTTCGCGTTCTTCGACCGCAACCTGCGCTACATCCACGTCAACCCCGCGCTCGCGGCCATGAATGGACTGCCCGCGGGGGGACACCTGGGTCGCCACGTCTCGGAGGTGATGCCGGAGCTGGGCCGGTTGCTGGCGCCGCGCCTCAAGCGCGCGCTGGAGACGGATGTCCCCATCACCGACACCTGCCTGGAGGTGGAGACACCCGCGGCGCCCGGCGAGCCTCGCTTCTGGTTCGGCAGCTACTCACGGGTGAGCGGCTCGGGAGGCGAGGTGCTCGGCGTCATCGCCTCCCTCTCGGAGCTCACCGAGCGCATGCGCGCCGAGCAGACGCTCCAGGAGCACGAGGGTCGGCTGGACGTGCTGACGCGCTCGCTGCCCGACTACCTCTGGGGCGGCAAGCTGCGCGATGGCGCGCTGCGGGACTTCTACTGCACCCCCGTCATCGAGCGCACCACGGGCTACCCCGCCTCCGCCTTCGCGGAACCCGGCCCCGGAGGAGGCCCGCCGGCGCTGTGGGCGGGGATGATCCACCCCGAAGACCGCACGCGCTACCGCACGCGCATGGAGTCGCTCGCGCCCGGCTCGGAGGTGGAGCTGGAGCACCGCATCATCTGCGCGGACGGACGGGTGCGCTGGGTGCGCAGCCGCGCGACGGCCTCCGCCCGGGACACGCAAGGCGAGCTGCACGTGGGCTGCGTCGTCACCGACATCACCGACCGCTACCTCGCGGACGAGCTGCGCCAGCGCCTCCACGAGAGCTTCCGCCGCTCCGCGCAGGAGTGGCGCCGCACGTTCGACGCCGTCAGCTCACCGCTGGTCGTGCTCGGCGCGGACGGCACCGTCCAGCGCCTCAACGACGCGGCCTGCATCCTCTTCGGCGGCCTGGACCCTTCCGGCCAGCCGCTCTCCACCGCCGCCTTCTCACCGCCCTGGTCCAGCACGCCGCCCCTGGTGGACGAGCTGCGCAGGACCCACGGCATCATCACCCGCGAGGTGACGGACCCGCAGGCCCGCCGCACCTGGGAGCTGTCCGCCGCCTGGGTCGACGAGGCCGGTGGCGAGGACTCGCGCATCATCCTGGTCGCCACCGAAGTCACCCGGCTGCTGGAGCTCCAGGCCAGCCTGCGCCGCAGTGAGACCATGGCCGCCATGGGCGCCATCGTCGCGGGCGTCGCGCACGAGGTGCGCAACCCCCTCTTCTCCATCTCCGCCGTGGTGGACGCCGTGGAGGCCACCGTCGGCCAGCGCGCGGACCTGGCCCCGTACGTGGACGTGCTGCGCGGGGAGGTGCGCCGCCTCAACCACCTCACCCAGGAGCTGTTCGAGTACGGCCGCCCCACCCGGGGCGAGTGGGTGGAGGGCCCCATCCGGCCCGTCGTGGAGGAGGCGCTCGCCGCCTGCACGCGCACCGGGGAGCAGTCCCGCGTCACCGTCACGCCCACGCTCGCGGCGGCGCTGCCATGCGTGCGCATGGACTCGCGGCGGCTGTTCCATGTCTTCCGCAACGTGGTGGAGAACGCGGTGCAGCACTCCCCGGTGGGCACGACGGTGAGCGTGGCCACGTCTCCGCTGGAGGAGGAGGGCCGCGCCTGGGTGAGCTGCACGGTGAGGGACGGCGGGCCGGGCTTCCGCGAGGAGGACCTCCCGCATGTCTTCGAGCCCTTCTTCAGCAAGCGCCGGGGCGGCACGGGCCTGGGCCTGGCCATCGTCCAGCGCATCCTGGAGGAGCATCAGGGGCGCATCCGCCTGCGAAATCACCCGGAGGGTGGCGCGGAAGTCACTCTGCTGCTACCAGCGGTGTCCTCACCCACCCTCCGCATGTCGATGGACCCGCTCGCCTCATGA
- a CDS encoding sigma-54-dependent transcriptional regulator → MTRTRILLVDDEPGVRLGMRGYLSAHHFDVDEAQSIAEAQEVFRTHRPDVAVVDYRLTDGTALELLPRLKEIDAAVPLVVLTGHGSIELAVQAVKEGAEQFLTKPVELAVLKVVLERLVAQRRERQRLRADQSRTARTSVNPFLGGSAAIRSLRAEAERMQHSDSPVLVTGETGSGKSVLARWLHEGGPRADAPFVDLNCAALSRDLLDSELFGHEKGAFTGAVAAKQGLLEVADRGTLFLDEIGDMDLTVQPKLLKVLEEKRFRRLGDVRDRRVDVRLIAATHQDLNAAAREKRFRGDLYFRVSTLILHVPALRERPEDIPELARHFLAEMGGARGRAGVGLQADAESALMRYPWPGNIRELRNVLERAVLLSGGGPLSRGDLRFESATDEPSGDDNLTLEELERRHIERVLRRENGHVERAALRLGIPRSSLYERLKRLGINRSGFQKSDP, encoded by the coding sequence ATGACACGCACCCGCATCCTGCTCGTGGACGACGAGCCCGGCGTCAGGCTGGGAATGAGGGGCTATCTCTCCGCCCACCACTTCGACGTGGACGAGGCCCAGAGCATCGCCGAGGCACAGGAGGTCTTCCGCACGCACCGTCCCGACGTCGCGGTCGTGGACTACCGGCTGACGGATGGCACCGCGCTGGAGCTGCTCCCGCGCCTCAAGGAGATTGACGCGGCGGTGCCGCTGGTCGTGCTCACGGGCCATGGCTCCATCGAGCTGGCGGTCCAGGCCGTGAAGGAAGGCGCCGAGCAGTTCCTCACCAAGCCCGTGGAGCTCGCGGTGCTCAAGGTGGTGCTGGAGCGACTGGTGGCCCAGCGGCGGGAGCGTCAGCGCTTGCGCGCGGACCAGTCGCGCACGGCTCGCACCAGCGTGAATCCCTTCCTGGGCGGCAGCGCCGCCATCCGGAGCCTGCGCGCCGAAGCCGAGCGCATGCAGCACAGCGACAGCCCCGTCCTCGTCACCGGCGAGACGGGCAGCGGCAAGAGCGTGCTCGCGCGCTGGCTGCATGAGGGGGGACCTCGCGCGGATGCGCCGTTCGTGGACTTGAACTGCGCGGCGCTGTCGAGGGACCTGCTCGACTCGGAGCTGTTCGGCCACGAGAAGGGCGCGTTCACCGGCGCGGTGGCCGCCAAGCAGGGCCTGCTGGAGGTCGCGGACCGAGGCACGCTCTTCCTGGATGAGATTGGCGACATGGACCTCACCGTCCAGCCCAAGCTCCTCAAGGTGCTGGAGGAGAAGCGCTTCCGCCGCCTCGGCGATGTCCGCGACCGGCGCGTCGACGTGCGACTCATCGCGGCCACCCACCAGGACCTCAACGCCGCGGCCCGGGAGAAGCGCTTCCGAGGCGACCTCTACTTCCGCGTCAGCACCCTCATCCTCCACGTGCCCGCGCTGCGTGAGCGTCCGGAGGACATCCCCGAGCTGGCCCGGCACTTCCTCGCGGAGATGGGCGGTGCGCGAGGCCGCGCCGGCGTGGGCCTGCAAGCCGACGCGGAGAGCGCGCTGATGCGCTACCCCTGGCCCGGCAACATCCGCGAGCTGCGCAACGTCCTGGAGCGCGCCGTGCTGCTCTCCGGCGGAGGCCCGCTCTCCCGAGGCGACCTGCGCTTCGAGTCCGCCACCGACGAGCCCAGCGGCGACGACAACCTCACGCTGGAGGAGCTGGAGCGCCGCCACATCGAGCGCGTCCTTCGCCGGGAGAATGGCCACGTCGAGCGGGCCGCCCTGCGCCTCGGAATCCCCCGCTCCTCCCTCTATGAGCGGCTGAAACGTTTGGGAATCAACAGATCCGGATTCCAGAAATCGGATCCGTAA